Part of the Actinomycetes bacterium genome, CAGGTCGCGTCCGTCGGCGCGGGCGGCCAGCTGAGTTCGCGAACCCTGATGGTGTCAACGTGCTGCTGGAAGGCAACGGCCTTGCCGCCGTCCATGGTCCACACGTGGAGGGTGCCCGAGCGCGACGACGGTGTCACCGTCGGCGACGAACTGCTCGGGCACCACGGCATAGTCATCGCCGATCTCCCCGAGTCGCATGAAGACACCTTCGAGCACTGCCTGAGGACCGACGTAGGTGCCAGCGAGCCGATCGACCAGCGTGACGAACCCATCTTCCCCAGTCTTCCACCGCGTCTCCCTCCATGATCTTGCTATTCCCGGGAGAACCATGACGTCGCCGCCGGTCGTGAGGATCACGAGATCAGTGGACAAGTCTCGCAGCCGCCCGACGTCGATCCTTGGGACTTCAATCGCCGTGGCCAGGTCGTAGTCCGGCGCCAGATCCTCGATGTCCTCGAACCTCGCCGGGACCAGTCGCCCGACGTCGGGGTGGTTCCGAACGAACATGTTCAGCATTCGCTGGCTGGGATCGACCCCGGTGCTCTGACGAGGTTCGAGGACGCCAAGGTCCAGTAGAGCCCCGGTGCCGCACCCCACGTCCCAGGGTTCGTGGGGATCGGTTCGCGAAGCGCTCGGCGACAATGGCGCGAATGGGCCATCCATGTCGTTACCACGCACTGCGAAGATGTAGCGGCTGAGATCGCCTCAGGGGAAGGCCCGCGCGGTGCCTGCTGCGCACGAGGAGCAGGCTGGCACCATGGGCTGCATGACCGCCCCGACCTTGCGTGGCCCACGGGTGACCCTCCGGGCTGCCGAGCCTGGCGATGTGCAGGCTCGCTGTTCGCATGGCTAGCACCGCGAGATCGAATGGAACTACGGCCACGAACGCACCTCCGGTGAGATGACCCCGGGCGAGGCCGACGAGTGGTACCAGGAGCAGTTGCGTCTGGCCGAGGACGCGTCGGGCCGGTACTGGGTA contains:
- a CDS encoding class I SAM-dependent methyltransferase, coding for MDGPFAPLSPSASRTDPHEPWDVGCGTGALLDLGVLEPRQSTGVDPSQRMLNMFVRNHPDVGRLVPARFEDIEDLAPDYDLATAIEVPRIDVGRLRDLSTDLVILTTGGDVMVLPGIARSWRETRWKTGEDGFVTLVDRLAGTYVGPQAVLEGVFMRLGEIGDDYAVVPEQFVADGDTVVALGHPPRVDHGRRQGRCLPAAR